The following are encoded in a window of Salinibacter ruber DSM 13855 genomic DNA:
- a CDS encoding L-aspartate oxidase, producing the protein MTHSTTDILVLGSGIAGLSAALGAARDGASVTLATKATQPEGASTWWAQGGIAVARKAPRQFKEDIHTASSGTSDPEALDVLVQNADAAVRDVLIDTLGVDFDTGGDGASFHYGREAAHSEDRILHVDASTGRHIHEPFLSHLAAHDRVEIRGDTAAIDLLERDGDIHGALLKSGDAVRHHYAGATVLATGGIGALYSRSTNPGGATGDGIAMAHRAGAATADMEFVQFHPTVCVADGDPFLVSEAVRGEGAVLRDANGERFMPAVHEDAELAPRDVVARAVEQAHERTGRVVLDVSSFDFAGTFPDLAAMCAEHGVDPSTGIPVVPAEHFLCGGVDVDTHGRASLGRLYAVGECARTGVHGANRLASTSLLEGLVWGLRAGTDAAGATPTDQEVSLSTTAGSPPSDAALDASVERLQRVMDEHVGLRRTPDGLQRALDALHAVEADVDAWTDPSARRGVHELRSACTAARLIAEAAKANETSVGCHYMERSDSPPAS; encoded by the coding sequence ATGACGCATTCTACGACCGACATTCTCGTGCTGGGCTCCGGCATCGCGGGCCTGTCCGCCGCGCTCGGGGCCGCCCGCGACGGCGCCTCCGTCACCCTGGCCACGAAGGCGACGCAGCCCGAAGGGGCCTCCACGTGGTGGGCGCAGGGCGGCATCGCGGTGGCCCGCAAAGCGCCCCGCCAGTTCAAGGAGGACATCCACACGGCCTCCAGCGGCACGAGCGACCCCGAGGCCCTCGACGTGCTCGTGCAGAACGCCGACGCCGCCGTGCGGGACGTGCTCATCGACACGCTCGGCGTGGACTTCGACACCGGGGGCGACGGCGCGTCGTTTCACTACGGACGCGAGGCCGCCCACTCCGAAGACCGCATCCTGCACGTCGACGCGTCGACGGGGCGGCACATTCACGAGCCGTTCCTGAGCCACCTCGCCGCCCACGACCGCGTGGAGATTCGGGGAGACACCGCCGCCATTGATCTGCTGGAGCGGGACGGCGACATCCACGGCGCCCTCCTCAAGTCGGGGGACGCGGTGCGGCACCACTACGCCGGCGCCACTGTCCTCGCCACCGGCGGCATCGGGGCGCTCTACAGCCGCTCCACGAACCCCGGGGGGGCGACGGGGGACGGCATCGCGATGGCGCACCGCGCCGGGGCCGCGACGGCCGACATGGAGTTCGTGCAGTTTCACCCGACCGTCTGCGTGGCGGACGGCGATCCGTTTCTGGTGAGCGAGGCGGTGCGGGGCGAGGGCGCGGTCCTCCGCGACGCGAACGGGGAGCGCTTCATGCCCGCGGTCCACGAAGATGCCGAGCTGGCCCCCCGAGACGTGGTGGCCCGCGCCGTGGAGCAGGCGCACGAACGCACCGGGCGCGTCGTGCTCGACGTCTCGTCGTTCGACTTTGCCGGGACCTTTCCGGACCTCGCGGCGATGTGCGCGGAGCACGGGGTGGACCCGTCGACCGGCATCCCGGTGGTGCCCGCCGAACACTTTCTCTGTGGCGGCGTCGACGTAGACACCCATGGGCGGGCGTCGCTCGGTCGGCTCTATGCCGTGGGCGAGTGTGCCCGAACGGGCGTCCACGGGGCGAACCGACTCGCCTCCACGTCGCTCCTGGAGGGACTGGTGTGGGGGCTGCGGGCGGGGACCGATGCCGCGGGGGCGACGCCAACCGACCAGGAGGTCTCCCTTTCGACGACGGCCGGATCGCCGCCGTCCGACGCGGCCCTCGACGCGTCCGTTGAGCGCCTCCAGCGGGTCATGGACGAGCACGTGGGCCTTCGCCGCACGCCCGACGGCCTCCAACGGGCCCTCGACGCCCTGCACGCCGTGGAGGCGGACGTTGACGCCTGGACGGACCCCAGTGCCCGGCGCGGCGTCCACGAACTCCGATCGGCCTGCACGGCGGCCCGCCTGATTGCCGAGGCGGCCAAGGCGAATGAGACCTCCGTGGGGTGCCACTACATGGAACGCTCGGACTCCCCGCCGGCCTCTTAG
- a CDS encoding fibronectin type III domain-containing protein codes for MINRSLFPAVVRIGVLTAIGTGLLLLPGCDGGGTSPEPPSPPTSVQATTQDGSVSLTWDGGADASGYNVYRSTSSFSGANGTPVNGDTPLGQPTLTDDAVDTGTRYYYRVTAVGEGGESDPSAEVSVRPFPSPPPRPEHIL; via the coding sequence ATGATTAACCGCTCGCTGTTTCCGGCCGTCGTACGAATAGGGGTTCTGACGGCCATTGGGACTGGGCTTCTTCTCTTGCCGGGGTGCGACGGTGGAGGAACGTCCCCGGAGCCGCCGTCGCCGCCCACGAGTGTCCAGGCGACCACCCAGGACGGGAGCGTCAGCCTGACGTGGGACGGCGGGGCAGATGCATCGGGGTACAATGTCTACCGGAGCACCAGCTCATTTTCGGGGGCCAACGGGACCCCGGTGAACGGGGACACCCCGCTCGGGCAGCCCACACTGACGGACGACGCGGTTGACACCGGGACGCGCTACTACTACCGGGTCACCGCGGTGGGGGAGGGCGGAGAGAGCGATCCCTCCGCGGAAGTCAGCGTTCGCCCCTTTCCGTCCCCACCCCCTCGCCCTGAACATATCCTTTGA
- a CDS encoding endonuclease, translating into MACLPRWVFLAALSLLLVGAWPEAVQAQDPITINEARDEPLGTEVTVEGTVTRAYGSYARVQDDSGPTGASAIVLRQTSGSNSSAFQSDIADGTIQPGTTVKVTGTTSAFNGLFQINNEDLTDYTVQGQGSPPSPQTVTLPELAQNGEDYESELLRVEGLRFLSASGAFENGTTYTVEDGDGQPLEFRVQDGSETAIGGAPIPGGVFDFEGVLGQFNGEGPGGDEPDEGYQFIPVRESDLQPSLSFSFNRLFAQAEEGDGPVSVQVQVFNKETDRTVSVTAEVGPSSTADGTDVMGFQSPQTLTFSGTDPSPQTLTLEPVDDSEQEGVERLEVALSSEDGGISSPSRFTLWILDGPAAQGPIVAGDSANVLLDSLRQRYGDPPTIGYGPARDTLYRRVYNEQDTVEAIYSGLQVVVDPDGGDASDQALDQGVNTEHIWPRSKGAENEPALSDMHILAPAHDAVNSARSNYAFGEIPDSDTDSWYFEDESRSTTPQNGLELWSELDSSPAERDNRRFEPRHSKKGDVARAAFYFAMAYPNRADLSFLETQRETLLEWHEEDPVDATELRRTLSQGSYQGNIPNPFVLDSTLADRAYGEEVPGPEVISIQNAREQGGGRTVSVEGVVTRVGDDGPYIQDQTGGLYIFESQGVFGQALGSSIEKGTRLEVTGTLTYFNGLLELTDVPDDGFEIIAQDESLPAPTTLTLGDIAASGENHEAELVRVENVSIDADGDDTFRAGSSAGNYMIQDGTGSLTLRIPSGSELEGEPIPDRATFQGVLGQFNGAGPDADEPDEGYQLLGLDAGDLTAELPGETTVDVTRSFGDPSTGDSYRLVALPGQVDQALASTLSGEAGVGWQAYWDDGSDQEPFIKFDGSDQFDFRPGRGFWVLSTSDWSVQTTIPTVDVQNGATTIPLHDGWNIISNPLPRNVPWSAVQSANEGTLQALWDWDSGSFREASTFVSAAEGEAFYVLNDQGLDQLTIPLSSSEGTTANAANESRTTRAVELVAERKGRATARVEVGEHPAAADGKDAQDLAAPPSRFASLSLSARAPFAGAAPERQGRLARDVRPTGTGGQTYTLELRADTTGPVTLRAESLPQSPQVDVALVDPANGRSHDLRTDGPLTLAAGPDPSRIQLLVGRSSYVTSETRERLPESLTVQAPAPNPFRNQITLKYALPETQDVTVAVFDLLGRRVRTLAEGRQEAGPHRVNWEGTDASQRRLASGTYFLRVSTDEKQHVEKVVLVR; encoded by the coding sequence ATGGCATGCCTGCCGCGCTGGGTCTTTCTAGCCGCCCTATCGCTGCTCCTCGTTGGCGCATGGCCGGAGGCCGTTCAGGCGCAGGACCCTATCACGATCAACGAGGCACGCGATGAGCCGCTAGGGACAGAAGTGACGGTGGAGGGTACGGTGACGCGAGCGTACGGGTCGTATGCCCGCGTTCAAGACGACAGCGGCCCGACCGGGGCCAGCGCCATCGTCCTCCGCCAGACGAGCGGATCAAACAGCAGCGCGTTTCAGAGCGACATTGCGGACGGCACCATTCAGCCGGGGACCACGGTGAAGGTAACCGGAACCACCTCGGCCTTCAACGGGCTTTTTCAGATCAACAACGAGGACCTCACCGACTACACGGTGCAGGGGCAGGGCTCCCCACCGAGCCCACAGACGGTGACCCTTCCGGAGTTGGCTCAGAACGGGGAAGACTACGAAAGTGAGCTGCTCCGTGTTGAGGGATTGCGGTTTCTCAGTGCGTCCGGCGCCTTCGAGAACGGGACAACCTATACGGTAGAGGACGGGGACGGACAGCCCCTTGAATTTCGAGTACAGGATGGCAGCGAGACGGCGATCGGCGGCGCCCCGATTCCGGGCGGAGTGTTTGACTTTGAAGGCGTCCTTGGGCAGTTCAACGGAGAAGGCCCGGGGGGGGATGAGCCCGACGAGGGGTATCAGTTCATTCCGGTTCGCGAGAGCGACCTGCAACCGTCGCTGTCGTTTTCCTTCAATCGCCTGTTCGCCCAGGCGGAAGAAGGGGACGGCCCTGTGTCGGTGCAGGTTCAGGTCTTCAACAAAGAAACGGACAGGACGGTCTCGGTGACGGCAGAAGTAGGGCCGTCCAGCACCGCGGATGGGACGGACGTCATGGGCTTTCAGAGCCCGCAGACGCTTACGTTTTCCGGAACGGATCCGTCGCCACAGACCCTTACCCTGGAGCCGGTGGACGATTCTGAGCAGGAGGGGGTGGAGCGGCTAGAGGTTGCGCTGTCGTCCGAGGACGGGGGCATCTCGTCTCCCAGCCGCTTTACGCTTTGGATTCTGGACGGCCCGGCGGCCCAAGGACCGATCGTTGCGGGCGATAGCGCCAACGTGCTCCTCGACTCGCTCCGGCAACGGTACGGCGATCCGCCCACGATTGGATACGGCCCGGCCCGCGACACGCTGTACCGCCGCGTCTACAACGAGCAAGATACCGTCGAGGCCATTTACAGTGGGCTCCAGGTGGTCGTCGACCCGGACGGAGGAGACGCCAGTGATCAGGCACTCGATCAGGGTGTAAATACCGAGCACATCTGGCCCCGCAGCAAAGGCGCCGAGAACGAGCCGGCCCTGAGCGACATGCACATCCTGGCCCCCGCACACGATGCGGTCAACTCGGCGCGAAGCAATTACGCCTTTGGGGAGATCCCAGACTCGGACACCGACAGTTGGTACTTTGAGGACGAGTCTCGATCGACCACTCCGCAAAATGGGTTGGAGCTCTGGAGTGAGCTTGACAGCAGTCCTGCTGAACGGGACAACCGCCGCTTCGAGCCGCGCCATAGCAAGAAAGGAGACGTGGCGCGTGCGGCCTTCTACTTCGCCATGGCGTACCCGAACCGAGCGGACTTGTCGTTCTTGGAAACCCAGCGGGAAACGCTTCTGGAGTGGCACGAAGAGGATCCTGTGGATGCGACGGAGCTCCGTCGAACGCTTTCTCAGGGCAGCTACCAGGGCAACATTCCGAACCCGTTTGTGCTCGACTCCACCCTCGCCGACCGAGCCTACGGCGAAGAGGTCCCGGGCCCCGAGGTGATCTCTATTCAGAATGCCCGGGAGCAGGGCGGCGGCCGTACGGTGTCCGTGGAGGGCGTTGTGACCCGTGTCGGAGACGACGGCCCGTACATTCAAGACCAGACCGGCGGGCTCTACATCTTCGAATCCCAGGGGGTCTTTGGGCAGGCCCTCGGCAGCTCCATCGAGAAGGGCACCCGACTAGAAGTGACGGGAACGCTCACCTATTTTAACGGGCTGCTGGAGTTGACCGACGTGCCTGACGATGGCTTCGAAATCATCGCTCAGGACGAGTCGCTCCCGGCCCCGACGACCCTCACGCTTGGAGACATTGCCGCCAGCGGCGAGAATCACGAGGCAGAGCTCGTGCGGGTGGAAAACGTTTCCATCGACGCCGACGGGGACGACACGTTTCGGGCGGGCAGCAGCGCGGGGAACTACATGATCCAGGACGGCACGGGCTCCCTCACGCTTCGAATTCCCAGTGGATCGGAACTTGAGGGGGAGCCGATCCCGGACCGTGCCACCTTTCAGGGGGTCCTCGGGCAGTTCAATGGGGCGGGGCCGGACGCGGATGAGCCGGACGAGGGGTATCAGCTTCTTGGTCTCGACGCCGGCGATCTGACGGCGGAGCTTCCTGGGGAGACGACCGTCGACGTGACGCGCTCGTTCGGCGACCCGAGCACCGGGGACAGCTACCGCCTCGTGGCCCTGCCGGGCCAGGTTGACCAGGCCCTCGCGTCGACGCTCTCCGGCGAGGCGGGCGTCGGGTGGCAGGCGTACTGGGACGACGGCAGTGACCAGGAGCCCTTCATTAAGTTCGACGGCAGCGATCAGTTTGACTTTCGGCCCGGCCGCGGGTTCTGGGTCCTGAGCACGAGTGACTGGTCGGTCCAAACGACAATTCCCACGGTGGACGTGCAGAACGGGGCGACCACAATCCCGCTGCACGACGGGTGGAACATCATCTCCAACCCACTGCCCCGAAACGTTCCGTGGAGCGCCGTGCAGAGTGCCAACGAGGGGACGCTTCAGGCCTTGTGGGACTGGGACAGCGGCTCCTTTCGGGAGGCGTCGACTTTTGTGTCGGCAGCGGAAGGGGAGGCCTTTTACGTCCTCAACGACCAGGGGCTGGACCAGCTCACGATACCGCTCTCGTCCTCCGAGGGCACGACTGCGAATGCCGCCAATGAGTCCCGGACGACCCGTGCGGTCGAACTGGTTGCCGAGCGCAAGGGGCGCGCGACGGCCCGTGTAGAAGTGGGAGAGCATCCCGCGGCCGCCGACGGGAAAGACGCACAAGACCTTGCGGCCCCGCCGTCACGGTTTGCAAGTCTGTCCCTGTCCGCCCGGGCGCCATTCGCAGGCGCGGCCCCCGAGCGGCAGGGCCGGTTGGCGCGAGATGTACGGCCCACGGGAACGGGGGGCCAGACGTATACCCTCGAGCTCCGGGCCGACACGACAGGACCGGTGACACTGCGTGCGGAATCGCTCCCGCAGTCGCCACAAGTGGACGTGGCCCTCGTTGATCCGGCGAACGGTCGTTCCCACGACCTCCGGACCGACGGGCCGTTGACGCTTGCGGCGGGCCCCGATCCGTCTCGCATTCAGCTCCTGGTGGGGCGCTCGTCCTACGTGACGTCGGAGACCCGTGAGCGTCTTCCGGAGAGCCTCACGGTACAGGCCCCAGCGCCCAATCCATTCCGCAACCAGATCACCCTGAAGTACGCTCTGCCGGAGACGCAGGACGTGACGGTTGCCGTGTTCGATCTTTTGGGACGGCGGGTTCGCACCCTGGCGGAAGGGCGTCAAGAGGCCGGTCCCCATCGGGTGAATTGGGAGGGAACGGACGCGTCACAGCGTCGGCTGGCCAGCGGGACGTACTTCCTGCGCGTGTCGACCGACGAGAAGCAACACGTCGAGAAGGTCGTGCTCGTCCGGTGA
- the nadA gene encoding quinolinate synthase NadA has protein sequence MMNDAATLTDPDALYDILEERLEDRPSDPELRNKAEMAAEINALKQEQNAVILGHNYMEPALFHTIPDYTGSSLELSRRAAEAEADTIVFCGVRFMAETAKIVNPDKTVLLPAEEAGCSLAESITAEDVRRLRERYPGLPVVTYVNTYADVKAESDVCCTSSNAAQVVESLDSDTVIFIPDEFLAQNVAQETGKDVLFPQKRERKDVGGDGAPTSGDGAPAEAADADLIGWEGRCVVHEMFQVEDVQQAREEHPDTVVLAHPECSPEVVEEADHSGSTSSMIDYVENTDAESYLLLTECSMGDNIMGANPDKNLLRMCWQRCPHMNQITLEDTYRNLANNQYKIEIEEEVRLGALEAVERMLEIG, from the coding sequence ATGATGAACGACGCTGCCACCCTGACCGACCCCGACGCGCTCTACGACATCCTCGAGGAGCGCCTCGAAGATCGGCCCAGCGACCCGGAGCTCCGCAACAAGGCCGAGATGGCCGCCGAGATTAACGCGCTCAAACAGGAGCAGAACGCGGTGATCCTGGGCCACAACTACATGGAGCCGGCCCTCTTCCACACGATTCCGGACTACACCGGCTCGTCGCTGGAGCTGAGTCGGCGCGCCGCCGAGGCGGAGGCGGATACGATCGTGTTCTGCGGCGTGCGCTTCATGGCCGAGACGGCCAAGATCGTGAACCCGGACAAGACGGTGCTTCTGCCCGCGGAGGAGGCGGGCTGCTCGCTGGCCGAGAGCATCACGGCGGAGGACGTGCGGCGCCTGCGCGAGCGCTACCCCGGGCTGCCGGTCGTGACGTACGTCAACACCTACGCCGACGTGAAGGCCGAGAGCGACGTCTGCTGCACCTCCAGCAACGCGGCGCAGGTCGTGGAGTCGCTCGACTCGGACACCGTCATCTTCATCCCGGACGAGTTCCTGGCCCAGAACGTGGCCCAGGAGACCGGAAAGGACGTGCTCTTCCCCCAGAAGCGCGAGCGGAAGGATGTGGGGGGCGACGGCGCGCCCACGAGCGGCGACGGGGCCCCGGCCGAGGCCGCCGACGCTGACCTGATCGGGTGGGAGGGGCGCTGCGTGGTCCACGAGATGTTTCAGGTGGAGGACGTGCAGCAGGCCCGCGAGGAGCACCCCGACACCGTGGTGCTGGCCCACCCTGAGTGCAGCCCGGAGGTCGTGGAGGAGGCCGACCACTCCGGCAGCACCTCGTCCATGATCGACTACGTCGAGAACACGGACGCGGAGAGCTACCTCCTGCTCACGGAGTGCTCGATGGGCGACAACATCATGGGTGCCAACCCGGACAAGAACCTGCTGCGGATGTGCTGGCAGCGGTGCCCGCACATGAACCAGATTACCCTGGAGGACACCTACCGCAATCTGGCGAACAACCAGTACAAGATCGAGATCGAGGAAGAGGTGCGCCTCGGTGCCCTGGAGGCCGTGGAGCGGATGCTTGAAATCGGGTAA
- the nadC gene encoding carboxylating nicotinate-nucleotide diphosphorylase codes for MSTDPTTVASPRERARRALPDALRRPSVLSLLRLSIAEDVDPNGEWDFEGEAPSRRDVTSTAALAADTPLDGRLVAKEDGVIAGLPLADALCRLVDPALQFVPSVDEGERVEAGQLLATVEGPGRALLTAERPAINFVGRLSGIATRTRRFVDAVSHTEADILDTRKTLPGHRRPDKYAVRHGGGRNHRMGLYDMVLIKDNHIDGAGGIPEAVRRARDAHGDDYPIEVEVKTLDELDEALALAPDFILLDNMPPETLRQAVARTDGRVPLEASGGVTLDTVPTIAETGVDAISVGALTHSPETLDLSMRIH; via the coding sequence GTGAGCACCGACCCCACGACCGTCGCGTCGCCCCGAGAGCGGGCCCGGCGCGCGCTGCCGGACGCGCTTCGTCGCCCTTCCGTGCTCTCGCTCCTGCGGCTCAGCATCGCGGAGGACGTAGACCCCAATGGCGAGTGGGACTTCGAGGGGGAGGCGCCGTCGCGCCGGGACGTCACGAGCACGGCCGCCCTGGCGGCCGACACCCCCCTGGACGGCCGGCTCGTGGCGAAAGAGGACGGCGTGATTGCGGGGCTGCCGCTGGCCGACGCGCTGTGTCGGCTCGTGGACCCGGCCCTGCAGTTCGTACCGTCGGTGGACGAGGGGGAACGGGTCGAGGCCGGACAGCTCCTCGCCACCGTGGAGGGGCCCGGGCGGGCGCTCCTCACCGCCGAGCGCCCGGCGATCAACTTCGTCGGCCGCCTGTCCGGCATCGCGACCCGGACGCGCCGCTTCGTCGACGCCGTTTCGCACACCGAGGCGGACATCCTCGACACCCGCAAGACCCTTCCGGGGCACCGTCGCCCCGACAAGTATGCGGTGCGGCACGGGGGCGGCCGCAACCACCGCATGGGGCTCTACGACATGGTCCTCATCAAGGACAACCACATCGACGGGGCCGGGGGAATCCCCGAGGCGGTGCGCCGCGCCCGCGATGCGCACGGCGACGACTACCCGATCGAGGTCGAGGTGAAGACCCTCGACGAACTGGACGAGGCCCTTGCCCTCGCGCCCGACTTCATCCTGCTCGACAACATGCCGCCCGAAACGCTTCGTCAGGCGGTGGCCCGCACCGACGGGCGCGTGCCCCTGGAGGCCTCCGGCGGGGTGACGCTCGACACGGTCCCGACCATCGCCGAAACGGGCGTCGACGCCATCTCCGTGGGGGCGCTCACACATTCGCCCGAGACGCTCGACCTTAGCATGCGGATCCACTGA